The window atttTGATGAGAAGTCAAAGTTGGGAAGTCCTGCTCAAGCTCTAACTTCAATTCTTCCTGCTGCAGAGGGAAATTGATGCATGGCAATGAGAAAGGGGACCAGGAGCCCCCTCCCAGGAAAACACGCTCACTCATGAGAACTATCTATCAAAGGATGGAGATTTGATGAGTGGCCAAGAAAGGCCTGGGGAGGGTAATTGGCAAGAAGTGATGAAAGCTAGGGCATAGCTTTTGGGGGGCTTAATCCAAAGGGGTTGGATGAGTTGACCCAATGACCTGCCTTAAATTTTCTCAGAATCAGAAGATCCAGGTTCTGCCCCACAGAGTGAAGTAGGCCTAGGTGCCTCTTCCTAGGAGTGAAACTGAGGCATTGGGAGGAAGACTGAGGAACCCCCAAGCCTGTGCCAACCCCTCCCTCACTCTCGGTTGCTTCCTCCAGGCCTTGCTCTAGAACCTACTTCAATGACCCTAAAAGCTTGGGCAGCAGGACCCTTCACCCCAGAACACACTCTTCCTCCTGTTTTTCATGACACACAtgtacacgtgcacacacacgcacatacacactgCTCTTCTGATCAGGAGGTGGGTGACTGGAGAAGCAAGCATCTCTGGTCAACTTGGTGTGCATGTGGTCTGTGTGCCTCCAGCCATGTCACTGAGCTCATTTGTGTGTGAGTTTGTCTGCATTCATTCATGACAGTGGCTGTGTCCACAgctctgtgtgtgtacatgtgcatgtatCATCCTGTGTTTGTCCATGAGTATGTATGTCAGTGTGTTCCAGTCTCTCTGTGTGAGTGTCGTCCCCAATCCCCCATCCCCCCCCTGGATCTCTAATTAGTGGTTTGGGGTTTGTTCCTTTTCCCTCCTGTTCCTTCCCTcagcggcagcagcggcggcagcctcagcagcagcaggagctgcagcagcagaagcagcagcagccgAGCAGAAGCCAGAAGTCTGGAGTCAGTAGGATTGTAGGATCGGAGCCCGAGTGGGAACAGGAGTGCAGCTGGCCTAGGAGAAGCACCGAGCCATCCCAGGACTCTCAGGCCACCTCCTGCCTGCACTCCCACTGCCAGACCTCCAGAGAGGAGAGACCCAGGACACACAGCCCCAGATCCCCAAGGTATCTGATActggggagctctgggaggggtgccCACAGATGCCCATGGGATTGCTGAGGGCGGGGTGTGGGACACCTGGGCCCACCTACCCTCAGATCTTCCCCTCAGCTCCCCCCAGGATGTGCTGACAACTTGCCCATGTCCTTATCCCCCTTCTCCTTCCACCCCTTCCCTGGGAGCCCTGTTTCTCTTCTCCCGCCCAGATCCCTTCTTTGGGGAGCTCAGCAAATGGAGCAGGAAATTTGgaccctctgcctccctctctcgcCCTGCTCATTGGATCCGGAGGCTTCTCCGCTGGGAAAGCTGTAATTAGAGGGTGGATCCCTACAGACAGAGagcagccccccccaccccccaccccccagtccctTCTAACTTTAGATCTCTTCTCTCCCATTctcccattctccctccctctccctctccctctccctacgGCTCGGCTCTCTCCATCTGCCTGGCTCCTTGGGACCTGGTCCCCAGCCTCAGGATGGCGTCCTCCCTGCTTGAGGTaactgccccctcctccccccaggatACCAGCCGCAATCTTAATGGTTCTAATCCCTGCCTGTCCCCCACCTCCCAACTCACACAGACAGTTGCTGTGGTGCTTGTCACTTTCAGGGGACTCTCAGATGAAGAGAGAGGAGTAGGGTCACAGGAGGAGGGGAGCAAAGGGcaggagaaagggggaggggatcAGAGAGCAGTCCAAGGAGTAGGATggaaaagggatggagaaaggagcAAGTGGAGGGGGGAGTGGAAAGAAGTGTGGGAGATAGCTAAGCTGGTGGCacacaggaggagagagagaaggtgatAGGACTAGTTGAGTGGGCACAAAGCGGAAATTGGGTACAGCTCCTAGGGGCTCTTGTCTCCTGGAACTCTTAGCCTGACCTGCATCTTGTCTGGTTTgtaggtggggagggggctgggcctCTAGGCTGGTGTGTGCAGGAGAGGAGGTGGGCTatgagaaaagggagaagggcagtcctgtgcatgtgtgggggcgtTGACCAGAGGAACTGGGCCCCGGCCTGAGAGGGAACCAAGGAGGAGGGCCAGGGTCTGAGGCCGCCTGCCCGGCTCACAAATATTTAGCTTTCAGCCAAAGACAAACTCAGCTCTATTTTGGGAGTGGGAGGCTCCAGGGCGGACTAGGCCACTTCCCCTCCAGGCTCGGACCCCAGCATCCCTTGCCTCTGGCACTGGGGATGGAGGGTACTAGGGTACCATGGGGTCAGGGTTTGGGGTCTTGAGAAATCTGACTCTACCAGGTCTTCTGGGGTACTCATGGCACATAGTTGGAAGGGGGACTCACAGCTACTCAGAGCCTGTTTGAACATTCTGAATTCTCCCTGCTTCTGGGTCTCTGACTGTTTCTCTGTCACCATCTCTGTCATGCTTTCTAAGTCCGCCCATAGGAATTTGGCCAGAGAGCCCTCCCTCAGTCAACCCCCTTCAGTAGCCTTGAACCTTCCATATTCTCGGGCCCCTCAGGAGCCCCTGTCTCTGTTCCCAGTGCCTTAGCCCAGGTCCCAGGGGTGATGGGCCAAACAGGAAGTCCACACATTCAGCCTGTAGGAGAGGTGTGTGTGAGATGGAGTGGGAGCTTAATGCCTGTGTTCATTGGCCTGAGTGTAAGTGTTAGAAAGTAAACCAGTGTCTGCATGCATGGCTGGCTTTGTGAGAGCacaggtatatgtgtgtgtacaagcTGGGACATCTGCGTGTCTGTTAGTCCACGTGAGGATTGGTGTATATGTGTCAGGCTGGGAGATACTGAATTTGTGACTGAGTTTCAGCAAATGACATGCGAGCCAATGGGATGGACACCCTGTCCCTTGTCACTGCTCTGTTCTCAGTCAGGGGTCCCCAGGTGTTGGGCTCTACCCCTGCTGCAATGATGGCAGACTGCTCACCCTGCCATCTCCCCACTAGACTCTATATTGAGCCATCATTGAAACCCTGTGTTTGGTCTTAAGGAAGCTGGAGGACTAAGGTGCATGGAAATCCTGGGTCCACCCAAGGCAGGGGCAGTGTCAGTAGGTGTGGGCATCATGCCAAAGTTGCCAGCGTGGCATTGGTGCCTGGGGGAAGGGCTGACCCAAAGGCCTGCTGGAAAGACACAGGACTGGCATAGCACTTGGCAGGAGGAGTGTGTCGTGAAAACTGGGCCTCCATGTCCCTCATTTCCTGTGAGCTAGAGATGCCCCAACATAAAAGGCATTCCAGTCCCTCTGTCTCTTTCACCAAGTTTTGGGCACCTGGGCCCTTAACCTTCCCTCTGCCAGCCACCACCACCAGGAAGCCCTCCACCTCGTATGGGTGGGCTCTTTGGCAGTGGGAGGAACTTGGGGttcaagagagggaagcagctgCTGCTTGATGGGAGGCTCTCACCTGGGCTGAGTGAAATGCAGGGGAatagggaggagggagaaatgggggtgggggcgaggTGGGGGATGAAGAATCGGAAGTTGGGAGAGAACTAAGCAACTTGGGAGGAGGCTGAAGAAGTGAAGAACTGGAAACTGGGACCTTGGGTACTCAGAACTGATGGTCAGTTGGCCCTCAGGAGTGCAGCGAGCAGTCCAGTGGGAGGTCAGCTGGGCCCAGTGAGCAACCTGGAGAGAGGGGCTCCCTTCCCGGGCTGCACATCtgggtgacagagctgggacagCTCCTCACATTGTTCCTTCTCCAGAGGCTTCCCCTTTGATACTTTAAgcctgcctttttgttgtttttagcagATGGTGGGTAGAGGTAGGAGGAAAAACAACTGGAAGGTGGGACTCCTGGGTCCCCAGGAAGGTAATGCATTTAATTAGGTATGGGAGCTCATATTTAGAACCCTTCATCAGGACCCTCTCCCTAGTTCTCAAGCacaagcagcaagagaaggaaactgaggctgtggTGAAACTTAGCCAGGGGCCCAGCTCTCTTGGCCTCTAGAACATTCTGAGAGGGCCTGGTGCTTTACTCCTTTCCTCTGCTCTCAGAGGCCCTGGGGGCCTCCGCTCCTCAGGGCTGGGGTCTCCTGTTGGCCTAGGGCTGCTTGCCTTCTTTcacccctcctttcctccccacagCTGGGTGGGGTCCCTAGGCTTGGCTGAGGCCCCTGTGGCCACAGTGTGAGGGCCGGGCGGGGGGGACGGCGTCGgcgtttttaaaaataaaccgaCCGCAGGGAAACCAACGGAGCCGGGCCGGGctgggcagagggggagggggtggtcagGGGGAGAAGGCTGGAGGAGTGGCCTGGTCTGGGGGTTTTCTGGGGCCCAGCCCTGTGGTGGTTTTCTTAGGTAGGAAATCTGCCTTCTtcgtcgtcctcctcctccttcccccacccttttctcttcctcctttcttttcctctgttttcctttgccttcttAGCCTGGTCTCTTTCTATCACCTCTCTTTGTTTATACTGCTTTCCTCTCATTCGCTCCCTTTTGTTTTACCTTTCTGCTCTTTTGGGTCCCTGCCCATTTCTGCCCCCTAATGCCAGTTTCccctctgttccccttcccccatccttgGAGGCTTTTATGTCAGTTCTTGACTTTGTGCTGGGTGCTTTGCTCCCGTGTCTCTGGGTCTCTGCTTCTCCCCTTCACACGCCATGTTTCTACCTCTCCTTTCTGCTGGGATTGGGCTCCTGCCCTAACAGCTACCCTGCTCTAGCCCACCCTCAGTTTGGGAAAGACCAGAGTTTTTCCCATGGCCAGATTTGAGAAAGCTTTTGGTGGCTCAGATTTGGGCGTCCATGTCCATGGGGTCAACAGGACCTCAGGACCTGAGTAATTGGGCGGGGGGATGAGGGGGCGGCGGCAGTTTGCACCTGGGGAGCAGTGCAGGCGTGGTGACTGCATACGCCCCTCACTGCAGACCTACTTGGGGACTGTTACCATACCCACATGCTAGGAGCTAGCACACAGGCCTGGGAACGCTGAGTTCTTGGGGTCTTTTACCAGGAAGGCACCAGGTATATCAGCTTTTGAGGACCCCAGTCAGGGAACTGTCCAGGGTCAGCTTTTGAGGACATCTTTTTTGGTGGGATTCTCAGTAATGGATGCATGGGATTCTGGAGCGCATCTCCTCCCGGAATGTGCCGAGGCTGACTCAGGGAGGGGTATCAGGAGCTCCCCAGTGATGGTGATCTCAATGGGTCTGGCCTGGTAGTAGCAGCAGGCTGGGCACTAAGGGCATTCTGTGTTTCTAGAAGACCTCCATGCTCTGCATTTACATATCTTCCTTCACGTGCTGTGTTGGAATGGTGAAGAGAGACCAGCTACATGGGCTACGTGTTAGGGGACATTGAGGCATGCAGGGGTGTGGCTGTGAGCCAGTATCTTAGCTACCCCAATTCCTGAGGACTTCAGGTTCTTCCAGCTCTCCAAAAGGGGTACCAGCTGGCTCCACAAAGCAGGAGGTGCCCAGTGCCCGCTTGAAAGACATTCTTGCCTCAGCCACAGTCCTGGCTTGGCTACAGCCCTGTTCCCTCTCAATGTCCCAGTGTCTCCACAGTCGCTTCCTCTTGCTCCTCAGCCCCAGAGTCCCTGCCAAGAGATTCCTTACCAGGGACATAAGGACGAGGCCTCAGGGAGACCAGGCCACTGCTTTAGCCAGGAGATGAAGCGGAGACAGGAAGTGGAATATGGGGTAACGCTGGGGAAATCTGGAATGAGGGCAACTACAGTCCCCTAATATTTCTCCTTCCCATGCTGCTCTTTGagcctctgctttcctctgcaAGTCCCTCACCATGGCCTCTGCTATGAACCCACTCCCAGGAGTCAGCGTTCCTAATTCTTACCTCATCCAGGTGCTGACTCTATCCCTAGCTCTTCTCACAGTTATTTAAGagattttctcctgttccttGGAGGCCCTTGCACACCCAGCTACTCCACAGTGAACTGTACTTCCTGCCTCCTGGGTTGGGGTGCTAGGCTGTAGTCTTGGGCCTCTGCTCTCCTTTCACAATGCCATCTGAGCTTTGCCCTGGGACCGTCCTCACCGGCCCCCCTCTTACCTCTAATTCCCCGTTCTCTTCAGTTCTTTCCTGACCCTTCTGGTCTCTTCTCCATGTCTCTAGGTCGCAGTTCTAAAGTTTGCCCTTCCCTCTgcattctcctcctctcccctaaGCAGtgttccttccctctcttcccaggaGGAAGCTCACTATGGCTCCAGTCCCCTGGCCATGCTGACAGCAGCGTGCAGCAAATTTGGTGGCTCCAGCCCTCTGCGGGACTCAACGACACTGGGCAAAGCAGGCACAAAGAAGCCATACTCTGTGGGCAGTGATCTTTCATCCCCCAAAACCATGGGGGATGCCTACCCAGCCCCCTTTTCAAGCACCAATGGGCTCCTCTCACCTGCAGGCAGTCCACCAGCACCCACCTCGGGCTATGCCAATGACTACCCTCCCTTTTCTCACTCATTCCCTGGGCCCACAGGCACCCAGGATCCTGGGCTACTAGTGCCCAAGGGGCACAGCTCTTCTGACTGCCTGCCCAGTGTCTACACTTCTCTGGACATGGCACACCCCTACGGCTCCTGGTACAAGGCAGGCATCCATGCAGGCATCTCACCAGGCCCAGGCAATGCTCCTACACCTTGGTGGGACATGCACCCTGGGGGCAACTGGCTAGgtggtgggcagggccagggtgATGGGCTGCAAGGGACACTGCCCACAGGCCCTGCTCAGCCTCCATTGAACCCCCAGCTACCCACCTACCCATCTGACTTTGCCCCCCTTAATCCAGCCCCCTACCCAGCTCCCCACCTCCTGCAACCAGGGCCCCAGCATGTCTTACCCCAAGATGTCTATAAACCCAAGGCAGTGGGCAATAGTGGGCAGCTGGAGGGGAGTGGTGGAGCCAAACCCCCTCGGGGTGCAGGCACAGGGGGCAGTGGTGGATATGGGGGCAGTGGAGCAGGGCGCTCTTCCTGTGACTGCCCCAACTGCCAGGAGCTAGAGCGCCTGGGGGCAGCAGCAGCTGGGCTGCGGAAGAAGCCCATCCACAGCTGCCACATCCCTGGCTGCGGCAAGGTGTATGGCAAGGCCTCACACCTGAAGGCCCACTTGCGCTGGCACACGGGTGAGAGGCCCTTCGTCTGCAACTGGCTCTTCTGCGGCAAGAGGTTCACCCGTTCTGACGAGTTGGAACGCCACGTGCGCACTCACACCCGGGAGAAAAAGTTCACCTGCCTGCTCTGCTCCAAGCGCTTTACCAGGAGTGACCACCTGAGCAAACACCAACGCACCCATGGCgagccaggcccaggcccccCACCCAGTGGCCCCAAGGAGCTGGGGGAGGGTCGCAGCACTGGGGAAGAGGAGGCCAGTCAGACGCCCCGACCTTCAGCCTCTCCAGCACCCCCAGAGAAAGCTCCTGAAGGCAGCCCGGAGCAGAGCAACCTGCTGGAGATCTGAGCTGGATGGAGGGTTCCAGCCCCAGGGCTGCTTGCCAGCCTCTCCTGGCTCTGTGGACCACTGCTTGCCCCTCACTGCCTTTGCCCCATGCATGCTGCCCTTTGGGGCTCTCATTCATCTCTCCCCTGGCCACTCTGGGCCTGGGTATCTTCCTGCATGCCCCCTCAAGCTCACCGTTTCCCTTTGCCATGAGCCCATTCCGCAAACTCATCTTAGGCCCTCACCTTGTACCTGATTTCTGCACTCTGGCTTCCTAAACTCTTCCTCGTCCCTGCTCAcagcttctctctcctctgcttttaCCACCACAAccctctttcttttcatttgggctcccaacattttatttctccatctcACTAAGACTTTGATATGCATCTTTTCTGCTTCCCAAGCTTATTTACCACTATCCCTTAGTTTCCAGGCTTCAGTCTTCCCAACTTCTTATTCCATTGCTTTCCATGACTCAGAGCATTCTTTTTACAAacacaatgatgatgatgatgataatttatTGCCCCCTGGTGGCCTCTTCATTAGGGACCATATTTAGGGGGATTGGGGTTAGTGACCTGGCAGGGAGCAGGGTGCCAAAAGGGGGGCAGACCAGTGGGGATCTGATCCCAAAGATGGGGTGACCCCCAGGGTCAGGGAGGCTGCCCCCAGCCTTGTATATTTAACCCCTATGttccaagagaaatgaatagtaataataataattctatttatCTAAGTTATGATGACAGGTCAGGTAGAGTgagctggggagggaaggaggtccATTTTTGTTATGGAAATTTTAGACAAGTGCATTTCTGTATAGAAAAAGTGTTACTGGAGATCTTAACAGAATTTCTATACCAGGGTCTCAGTTAATGGGGTTTCTCTTTTAATGGAATCTCTGCTAATAGGGTTGGTTAGCTAGATCTCTGTTAGAGGGTTTATGGGGTCTCTCTCAGTTAGGGGATCCCTAATATTCCCACCCCCAGCCAGAAGCTGTGAAACCTCAAGTCCTATGGAGGGGAGGACTGGAATGTACCCCAGCTCCCTCGACCCCAGAACAGGTTCTTCcactgcccccccacacacacaccatgaccCCATCAGGCTAATCCGTTGTTGCCATGGTTATGGAGAGCTTGCCATATTAGGCTCTTTGGGGAAGCCCACCTAACAGGACAATGATTTGGAGGTGCCTCTCCTGAAGAATAGGTGGGGAAGGCTCTAGGATCAGATTCAAAtaaatcaagtatttattgagtgcctattctGGGCAAGGCACTGCGCAAGGCTGGTGCCTATAAGCCATGAGAAAGAATTTATAGAGCTAGGAGGACCGAGGTCCCCAAGCTGATTTGGGTGCATACACAGGCCCCCAACCTGGGACTTCCGATGCTCCCAACTCCACCTCCAGTGACTTTTAAAGCCGCTTCGTGCCTTTGAATGCCTTTCCTGTGACTTTGGATCCTCCTTTTCCGTCTCCTGCTCCCTCGAGGCCTCAAGTTAAAGGGTTAAAGCCGCTGGGGCTTGGGGAGAGGGTAATATTATGGAAGGAAAGGGATCATGCCCTcatggagtcttttttttttaatttaataaataaaagttcgaTTTTAAATTCTGTCCTGGtgagaaaatgggaagaggaagggagaagggtgaGCCACAGGGATTTTCATTGGCAAACTGGAGACTCCCCAGGAGCATGCCCGTTTGCACATTATGTCCGCGGTAGAATACTTCCTGGGCCAGGCCCTCCAGCGGAGTTCAGTTTTCGACCGCGTAGAGCTCTCTGCAGAGTTGGGAAGACAGGTTTCTTCCCTGGCTTTCTCCGATTCCGCACCAACGGACCCTA of the Rhinolophus sinicus isolate RSC01 linkage group LG02, ASM3656204v1, whole genome shotgun sequence genome contains:
- the SP7 gene encoding transcription factor Sp7 isoform X1, with the translated sequence MASSLLEEEAHYGSSPLAMLTAACSKFGGSSPLRDSTTLGKAGTKKPYSVGSDLSSPKTMGDAYPAPFSSTNGLLSPAGSPPAPTSGYANDYPPFSHSFPGPTGTQDPGLLVPKGHSSSDCLPSVYTSLDMAHPYGSWYKAGIHAGISPGPGNAPTPWWDMHPGGNWLGGGQGQGDGLQGTLPTGPAQPPLNPQLPTYPSDFAPLNPAPYPAPHLLQPGPQHVLPQDVYKPKAVGNSGQLEGSGGAKPPRGAGTGGSGGYGGSGAGRSSCDCPNCQELERLGAAAAGLRKKPIHSCHIPGCGKVYGKASHLKAHLRWHTGERPFVCNWLFCGKRFTRSDELERHVRTHTREKKFTCLLCSKRFTRSDHLSKHQRTHGEPGPGPPPSGPKELGEGRSTGEEEASQTPRPSASPAPPEKAPEGSPEQSNLLEI
- the SP7 gene encoding transcription factor Sp7 isoform X2, producing the protein MLTAACSKFGGSSPLRDSTTLGKAGTKKPYSVGSDLSSPKTMGDAYPAPFSSTNGLLSPAGSPPAPTSGYANDYPPFSHSFPGPTGTQDPGLLVPKGHSSSDCLPSVYTSLDMAHPYGSWYKAGIHAGISPGPGNAPTPWWDMHPGGNWLGGGQGQGDGLQGTLPTGPAQPPLNPQLPTYPSDFAPLNPAPYPAPHLLQPGPQHVLPQDVYKPKAVGNSGQLEGSGGAKPPRGAGTGGSGGYGGSGAGRSSCDCPNCQELERLGAAAAGLRKKPIHSCHIPGCGKVYGKASHLKAHLRWHTGERPFVCNWLFCGKRFTRSDELERHVRTHTREKKFTCLLCSKRFTRSDHLSKHQRTHGEPGPGPPPSGPKELGEGRSTGEEEASQTPRPSASPAPPEKAPEGSPEQSNLLEI